The following are encoded together in the Osmia lignaria lignaria isolate PbOS001 chromosome 13, iyOsmLign1, whole genome shotgun sequence genome:
- the LOC117601817 gene encoding uncharacterized protein LOC117601817, translating to MILESILSCSYLFLTCGSCIYTLIRHSYVQYSKFLSHFVCACCGIATISTRSFIVFVYKLFFREYIFDPIIIQMQEERNKKRCNVLYELLGTLSMASLICSLYCHHGYYIIGVFVATSISIFDVFKLYEMSIPKPKEIKPSQFPYIPSRLKFTAEPRCTMFIWVLVSVCFAYSVGNNFALAANYPYLLTNWVFTPEGFYEGWTVRSTINDYMMAAYVICITEAFKF from the exons ATGATACTGGAATCAATTTTATCATGTTCCTACTTATTTCTAACATGTGGATCCTGTATTTATACCTTAATAAGGCATTCTTACGTTCAATATTCGAAATTCCTTTCTCATTTTGTGTGTGCATGCTGCGGTATCGCGACGATTAGTACCCGATCCTTCATCGTTTTTGTGTATAAACTTTTCTTTCGAGAATACA TTTTCGATCCGATAATAATACAGATGCAggaagaaaggaataaaaaaaggTGTAATGTTTTATACGAATTACTTGGCACTTTGAGCATGGCCAGTTTAATTTGTTCCTTATATTGTCATCATGGTTATTATATCATTGGTGTCTTTGTTGCTACCAGCATATCAATTTTTgatgtatttaaattatatgaGATGAGCATTCCGAAACCAAAG GAAATTAAACCATCGCAGTTTCCCTACATTCCTTCCCGATTAAAATTCACAGCTGAACCCAGGTGCACTATGTTCATTTGGGTGCTCGTTAGTGTTTGTTTCGC ataTTCAGTAGGTAATAATTTTGCATTGGCAGCAAATTATCCTTACCTTCTGACAAACTGGGTATTCACCCCAGAAGGATTTTATGAAGGATGGACGGTGCGAAGTACTATTAATGATTATATGATGGCTGCTTATGTGATATGTATAACAGAagcatttaaattttaa